The Pochonia chlamydosporia 170 chromosome 3, whole genome shotgun sequence genome contains the following window.
GTTTCTGGTGTGAGCCCCTGTTTCTTTGCGTGTCGTTCCCAGCGCACTATAGCGGACAAGGGCTAAAGAGACTCAGGGCTAATCTAGTTGAGCCGCGGTTAGGTCATTTCACGATTGCACTATTCTCTGAGGATTGATATCATTTGGCGTGTGGCTTTGTATAAGGGGCTGATGACGCAGACTGCATCTATGAGGTTGAACTAATAACTGGGATGGCATGTAGCATACCTTGCATTTTGGCATACACATTTGCATCAACTTTGCGGTCAATTAATAGACATATTGGAATCATTATGAGAACTGAAATGAAAAGTCTACCAATATATTATGAGTCTTTTGTGATTAGTTCATGTCTATAGCTCTGCCATCACGAGTTCCCATCAGCAAAGTCACTCCAACCCATTGCATGCGGCAAACCTGAGCTGCTCGTGACAGATCCCGATTGAATCACTTTTCGAATGCATGCCCCAAGGAAATCACCACGCTTGGTCCACCTTTCCGCCCGTACTCGCCGCCATCGTCGTATCTCCCCACGATGGAGTCTCTGCGGCAGCATCCCAGCCTCCAGGCATAACATTGTTGTGCGCCTCCGCCGGAGGTGGCCCATTATCTTGTTGTCCCGTATCACCCCACTGCCCGCCGTTACTGGCTCCTCCATTTTGCGTGTCTTGATTCTTCCAACCGCCGTTACCAGAATTAGACTGCCCCTGATCAGTCGGCCAGTCACTTCCTCCCCCATTACCGTTATTGTCGTTGTTCCAAGTCGACTCCTGATTGCCCCCAGATTCAAAAGGCTGCGAAGCACTCTGGCCGCCGTTGTTGCTGCCACCCCATGTATTATCCTGAGTCTGATTATTCCATCCGCTTGCGTCTCCCCCGTTCCCATTCCCGTTCCCATTCCCGTTCCCATTTCCGTTGGCGCTCCCGTTTCCCCATTCACTCTGCTGCGGCTGGTTTATCTGTCCCTGGGCATCAGCTTTACCAGCATTAGAGTTTCTGGGGCTTCCATTCGCTGCAGAACGATTACTGCCTGCGTAGTTGCTGAACTGGGACTTGCCCCTTTTCACGAGGTATGGGTTTTCCTTTCCAGGGGGAAACACATTGTTCCCGCCTGCGATATCCTGATCTTTGCTCGAGGGTGCTGCTGCAGGAGGTGCGTTGACCATACTGAATGCTCCCTTGTTTTGGCCGCGATTCTGAGCCCCCGCCTCCATCGTGGGCCATGGTGCAGTGGGAAAGAGAGCTGGATATCCTGGATATCCTACTGGGGCAAATGTGTTCCACGCTGGCATAGCCATGCCCTGTGTAATGGGCACATGCTCCATCCCGGTTTTATCTGTTGCCCTGTCAAAGCCGTGATAATACGGGTTTTGAGTTGGATGGGGCATGCCAATGGGCAGTGGTCGAAGAGACGGATCTCGTTTCGGGTAGAGagattggtgatgatggccatACACTGGACCGTGATAGATCCGGACAATGTTGTGTTGAGCGTCGTAGTATGCGTTTGGAAGGGGATCTTCGGGAGTCTCGATAACCCGCTCTGTGTGGATAACTTCTGCGCGCATTGGGGCGATGAGGTTAGGACGGCGAGGGTGAGGACCTGGGAATGGTGTTGGATATCTGCTTTCCTTCTTGGATTCAGTGGCCTTTTCCTTTGGAGAAGTTTTCTTTTcggcatccttctccttttttggctcctcctccctttTGTCAGGCTCCTTTTCGGGCTGTTTCCCCTTGGGCTTCTTGCCGCTTTTTTCGTCGTCTTTTTGCTCACCTTCATTCCTGTTTGCATCTTTACTCCCacccttctttttcttttcttgctgcttgttcGGCTTTTTCTTCTGTCCATCCGAATCGTCTGTATCCTTGGCAGACTCATCTAAAGACTCTCCGTCCGAACTGTTCACCTTActctcttccttctccttctccttgtccttggtctTTCCTTTcgtcttgtctttcttttgaCCTTTAGTACTCTCCTCGTCAGTCGTCACGTCCGTGTCGGAATCGGATGCCTTGCAATTCTTGGAGCCCTTTTTTGCTTCACGCTGTTGTTTCTGCCGGCCGCGAATACACTTGGGACACTTACAAGTCGGATGCGGCTCGgaatcatcatcactctCAGAGGGTTTGGGCGCTTCTTTGCCCTTCTCGTTGCTATTCTtactcttctccttcttgggAGATGCTGAGCCGTCGGCTTTTGAGTCGGTTGATTCAGCCGATATCTCTGCCTCCGAGTCTGCTGGTGTGTCTTCCGACTCGGAGGACGCTGCCTTCTTTAAAGCAGATTTCTTGGGAGTTTCCTCGAAACGGACCTTTTTGACGGCCGCATCTGCTGTGGTTCGTGATTTGGAACGTCTCCCAGAGCGGGGATATGTAATTTTGATGGTATCTTCTTCGGTTTCGTCGTCTGTGAGTACTTCAAGTGTGAGAACGTCTCGCTTCTTGCGGGGTTTCGTGGGGATAGGGCCAAGGGCAGACGAGATGGTTGTGCCGACGACATATTCGCAGAACGAGACGGCCCTCgttggctgcttcttctttcccgTCATGATGGATGAGATTATTTAGGACTCCCCATATCACGGGAGTGGGACTAGCATTCGCAGAGTGCTCTGGGCAGAGACGGATTGAGACCAGCCGCCGGAGTGCATGTGCATCGAGATGACAGACCGGATGAACTGTATTAAGAGGGTATGAAATATGATACATTGGGTGGAACGCTGTGAATGGACGAGGAGCTCAATTCCAAGCTGTGATGACACCTGTCTGCCAGGTGGCAAGCATCTGTCGGACCGTCGGCACTTGGACACAGTAGCAACCTCAATCTTGATGGTCAACTTCAATGCCAGCCACTTGACACCTTTATAGCTTCGCTTTTGCTGCCGCCTGGGACTCTTCCCATCGCTGGTTTATCCTCGCATTCCCCCAAAGTCTCCAAAGCGCTGCTGCAAAAGCCAATGGCGGACAGCCCAGCAACACCCACGACCACCACTCAGGACTTCGttccttcatcttcttcataGCTTCATCCAGCTTcacctccaactcctccttGGAGCCATCGTTCCACAAGACCACGCCGTTCCCTTCCCCTCTCTCGATACATCTCTGCGCCTTGACTCTCACATCCGTCTGGCTGCGCACTCTATTCTCGGCATCCTCTCTGCTTAGGTGAGCATCTCTGTCCATCAATCGCTTCATCTGGATCTCCGGATCCGACACTGCGACAACCATGGTAACGCCGCAGAATCTATCCAGCTTGCTTTCGAACAAGAGCGGGATGTCAAGTACTACCGCCCAGTGGCCGCGGAGGTAACAACCCAGAACCATTTTGAACATCTCTTTGCGTACAGCAGGGTGAACAATTCCGTTTAGGACGGCTCGGTCCTTTTGCAGTTgttcgccatcaccaaagacGCGCTTTCCGAGTGCAGGCCGGTTGAGTGGTCTTCCCTTGCCGTTGGGGCCGGTTTCTGGCATGGAATCTGATGGTTCGACTAGGAGATCCGGGGTTGTTGGGCCAAAATACTTGACAATGGCGTTGTAGCCGCTTGTGCCCGGTTCGACCACCTTCCTGGCCAGAACGTCGGCGTCCACAATCGGCAGCTCATATGGCGAGGACTTGAGGAGCGATGAGATGGTTGATTTGCCGGTCGCGATTGACCCGGTTAAACCGATGAGTAGCAtcttctctggtgttgcgggCGGTAACACTGGATGGTTGTGAGGTTTGAAGATGCGTTGAATTCGGATGTGAGAGGGATGAGCTTCGGGTGAGTGAATGCGAATGCCGCGGCTCACAGGGCGATGCTGCGTGGGGCAACGGCTCAATGCATCTTAAGTTGCAGTCCAGTGCGCTAGCATTTGCGGTGATGTTTCCGCCATGGGCAAGATTCACCAAAAGGTTCAACATGCAAATAAGGGTAAGAAAAGCCAGGTGGTCCGCTTAAAATAATCTAAATAACTTGATCCATTGACTAACCGAAGTAGTACAGACATTTAACCCATAAAGTTTGGTTCGCCTCAGAATCGGAGCCACCAAGAGCCGCGGTGACATTGCGGGCCGAagaaacatgtcaagtttcAATTGAGAGGTGATATAACGCATACCACCAAACATGGTCCACTTCCATCAGCCGTCATAAGATACCTGACTCTTGCGAAGCTACAATTTTGAACCATCGTAAACTGGATCGCGCCCGATGTTGCAAGACATTGAAAAGCTGCCAGTAGCGGAAGTAGTTCCTGTACCTAACTGACCGGTCTCTACAGTGGACGTATACTACAATACATAGCCTTGACTCATGACCAAAGCCGCGTATGTTCCAATCCAGCCAGCCCGCTCCTATACTAAAACTGATTAACTCCAGCGTATGATGATGCGCTGATCCTGGTGGAAATCCGGTTGCATACATGGGGACATGAAGGTGGAACGATTCTTGACACCCTCTTGTCTTCACTCATGTTCCACATCCGCTGGAAAAGGCTTTGGTAGGAAAGTATCTGTGTCTGAttttcttggcttgttcTGTCAGCAGCCCTGTTGTCCGGGTGATGATTCATGGACGAGAGCCATGGAGCGTAGGCAATCGCAGCCCGAGAAAGCAGAAGTGTCGCAACTTAGACAAGATTTACCAGTTAAGCTTGAAGACTTTTGGTCCTCCTGATAACTTCAGTACATCGTGGAGTTTAAAGTAGCTTACCGGCCATTCAGGCCCAGGCTTAGAGCCCAGTTGCTCTCCGAGAGTTGGGTAGCGCACCCTAGAGAGGACGACATGCTCGAACTTTACATGATAGCATTTTCAAGTACCCCGTCTTTGGCCGCCTTCATAATTTGAGGGTGGAGCGGCTCTTGACAGAGCTGTCCGATTCGTTGACATACCAACTTGTGGGTGATGTCAGCTCTGCTTAGCAGCTCCTTCGGTCTGCTTCGTGGTGCGACGCCCAATGTCAAGATTCAAGACACTGCTGTGGTTTATCATGAAGTACCGTTCTTTGGCTTTGAACCCAGGTTCCGATCACAGGAGACCATGCAGCCTGCCGAAGTTGCAGTTATTCCTTTGGGTCCATCAGTTGAGCGGGGCCGTTTCGCTGGCGATGCTGAAGATATCCTTTGCAAGCTCTGCTTGATACAACAAGTTTACTGCTTGTGCCAGCGGAAGACTGACCCGGCTGGTGGTCTCTCTCAACAGTTTATACGCCTCATTCAAAAAGCGCTGACCCATTTCCTGCCGCGAAACCGTCCACAAATCGGCGTCTACTGATGTATACTGCGTGCATTATCAGCCAACACATTATTTTCAGGGAATAATAAAACAGCTTACGCATTGCTGTGCGCATATTGCGTTTACAAGAAGAGGGCTGCAACAACTAGCGGACTTGGGATCACCCAGGTTCATCTCTTCTACAAACTTGTTGTGGTTTACGATGGGCAGAGCCAGAGGTCGCCCATCAATAAAAAACTGAGATATTATTTCCGATACCGCATCGTTTCCAGCAACGGTAGTCCAGGGACGGGCTGGAACCTTGACCGGCAACTTTAATAGGGACGGATCTATTACAAACTGAGAAGGATCAGTACTAAAGGTCTGGGATACCTGCACTCCTACGAAGTCTCCCTCACTCCCAACACTCCCGACGCTGTAGCTCTCAGAAGTCTCGGTGACAAAGTGTTGCAGTGATTCAGCTGGATCCTTGCAAGATTGAAGGCgagccatgatgccttgtgCCTCTGATTGGGGACGATCTTGGATGTAGCTGAAAAGTCTCCGCAACGTATTAAGTTCCTCTTCaattgtattgtatttcCGCTTAAATGCCGAAGAACGACTTTCTCCAGCGTCGGTTATGTATTCGCACTGCATGCCGTGATGGTCGCAATGCGAACACGATGGCCGTTTCCCATCGCACTTGATAGTCATGGTGTCAGCTACATATTCCGCTCTTGATTTTGATAGGGGGCTACCAAACTCGACATGAAACATCTGCAACGAATACACACCTTGCATTTTTGCCGGCGACATGGCTCGCAAGCCGCGGCCAATTTGGCAGCTCTTTGCGTTGGTCCAGCCCGGCCCCAGCTTGATGCAATATTGCCATCTGTCCCGTCGGCTTGGTCTGGAGTCGGGTCGCTTCTGGGGAGTATGGTTCGATAGCCTTTATCCATGGTGCGAGACTTCGATTAACTGGCGGTGATGCTTTGTAAACGATGGAATTCAGTCTGACCAGACGCAACCCACGATTTGATGTTGCCCTAATAGACTTAGCAGATGCCTGGTGACAATAACTCCTCATGACGTTCCAACACGCCCACTCTAGCCGCTCTACGCCGATCCCTTGTGCCCAAGCTAGCTACTACTTATTTCTCCAGAAAACGGGTGCAAGCCCATTTTATTCCCCCGTAACGTCACCATGATTGGTCTTTGTCGTAAATTACGCACCTCCAAAAATCTTGGGATCCCGCTCTGCTTGCTGACAACCCTGCTTAGACGAGCTTTTTCATGCCGTACCTCGGATTTAATTCCGGTTGACAAATGCGATTCAACTTTTATTCTGAAAGATTCTGGCCTTGGCATTCCTCAGAATACAGAGAACCCCGCTATATTTACTTGCCAAGGATGTCGTTTGGGTGAATGGGATTGGGACCGGGGGATTGACGACACGGAGTGACCTCCGACTATATCGACGAACGTGATTGGCTGTTTCTACGTTTACTCTTTTCTCATAACACATTGGAATTTATCCCTGACATATCATTCGCGTTTTGCTACCCTATGTTTTAATCTACAAGCGCgctgtctggtggtactCTGGGGGTGACAGGTCAGTGTGTTGAATGCCCGATGTCGCCATACCATTGTTGCAGCCACATAGTGTCAGGAATAGCTGTGAGGTCCTGTTGAGGCCTCTGTAAGGGAATTCCGATGTCGTTCATAAGTAGCTTACTAGCGTCAAAGTCTGGCATGGATCTTATAGACTCCCGACGAGGGGGGCAAGTGTGTTGTGTCCACCAGGAAGGCATTTCAGGGGTCCAGGTGATAAGCGATTAGTAAGAGCTCTGATTTTAAAGCGCCACAAGATCCGGTATGTGGCATGAGTTGTTCCATTTTACGAAATGAAGACCCGTTTCATAATCCTGCGAGTTCAATTCACTTTAGAACGCGGGAGACTAGACAGAATCTACGGAACTTGTCGAATAAAAATGGCCGCGAGGTCATTTGACCAGCAAAGGGGAGCGCTCCGCTGATACAGAGAGAGAGGTCAAATTATGTTCCATTGACAGAACCCAGCTTGATGATTTCGTTGAGACCGAACCTGCCCGCTGTCGGTATTGTACGCTAGTATCCAGACGGCGCAAACGATGACCATTCACTACGAAGAAAAATGCCATACAAAAAAATAGTCGGCAATGTATTTTGATGAGCGCGTTTCCTCTAATATTCCCTGCTAATCTTTCCATCATTGCAATGTATCTGTGTTTCACACATGCATGTCTAGACAACTAGATGGCCCTTGGTAAATCGCAACGGGCTACATATATCGCACTAACTAGGACTATTGCGGTGAACATGACAAGGAGTTATCTTACCAAATGTACCGCGTACCGTGGTTAACATGTCAAATCACTCACTACAGAGACAGGAGGCTCAGAGGTGAACTAAACCGTCCCGAAAAGAAATATTTACTACCCCAATGAAGGAGCTATTTTTTCCTAAGTTTCTCATTAATCACAAACAAATATAACTATATGCATACCCTCTATGGCCCTGTTATGCCACTCCGGCCGATACGTTTCCCCACATTTTCCCTGTCGGCCCGTATTATGCGACTCGGCAAGCCTATGCAAATATGTTTACaactcctcttccttgtcacACTTCTTCACTTCATAGTCGA
Protein-coding sequences here:
- a CDS encoding dephospho-CoA kinase (similar to Metarhizium acridum CQMa 102 XP_007811358.1), which codes for MLLIGLTGSIATGKSTISSLLKSSPYELPIVDADVLARKVVEPGTSGYNAIVKYFGPTTPDLLVEPSDSMPETGPNGKGRPLNRPALGKRVFGDGEQLQKDRAVLNGIVHPAVRKEMFKMVLGCYLRGHWAVVLDIPLLFESKLDRFCGVTMVVAVSDPEIQMKRLMDRDAHLSREDAENRVRSQTDVRVKAQRCIERGEGNGVVLWNDGSKEELEVKLDEAMKKMKERSPEWWSWVLLGCPPLAFAAALWRLWGNARINQRWEESQAAAKAKL